One Chanodichthys erythropterus isolate Z2021 chromosome 22, ASM2448905v1, whole genome shotgun sequence DNA window includes the following coding sequences:
- the LOC137012395 gene encoding oocyte zinc finger protein XlCOF6-like, with protein MEFEEEPCRIKDEDTEEQTNPMEVNKDKQHPFQKPHHSINEDGDAVVSKTEKNSRQKRAGKSGGSFTCTLCGNSFVQKGSLNEHMRIHTGEKPFTCTQCGKSYNRKSFLKEHLRSHSGVKSFSCDQCDKTFVFSSSLRSHLKVHTGVKPHFCTFCGKSFPVLQTLKDHERIHTGVRPFMCFDCGKTFTRSSILKSHQRIHTGEKPYECSHCGKSFSQLKTLKNHQRVHTGEKLHQCSSCEKSFTQISHLRTHKKKHCFK; from the exons ATGGAGTTTGAGGAAGAACCTTGCAGAATAAAAGATGAAGATACAGAGGAACAAACAA ACCCAATGGAAGTGAATAAAGACAAACAGCATCCGTTTCAAAAACCTCATCATTCCATAAATGAAGATGGAGATGCAGTTGTTTCAAAGACTGAAAAGAATTCCAGACAAAAACGAGCTGGAAAATCTGGAGGATCTTTCACATGCACTCTGTGTGGAAATAGTTTCGTTCAGAAAGGAAGCTTGAATGagcacatgagaattcacactggagaaaaaccgttcacatgcactcagtgtggaaagagttacaATCGCAAGAGCTTTCTCAAAGAGCATCTGCGCTCTCACTCTGGAGTGAAGTCATTCAGCTGTGATCAGTGtgataaaacatttgttttttcgtCAAGCTTAAGATCACACCTTAAAGTTCATACCGGTGTGAAGCCtcatttttgtactttttgtggaaagagttttccAGTACTGCAGACTTTGAAAGATCATGAACGTATTCATACTGGTGTGAGACCTTTTATGTGCTTTGACTGTGGGAAGACCTTTACTAGATCCAGCATCTTAAAGTCACACcagagaattcatactggagaaaaaccgtaTGAGTGCTCAcactgtggaaagagtttttctcaGTTAAAAACCTTGAAAAATCATCagagagttcatactggagagaagctgcACCAGTGCTCTTCATGTGAAAAGAGTTTCACCCAAATATCTCATCTACGGACTCATaagaaaaaacattgttttaagtaa
- the LOC137012790 gene encoding zinc finger protein 239-like isoform X1, which produces MEFEEEPCRIKDEDIGEQTDLMEQSEVEEKHGTHLLATQQKTQRQGAECSFTCFQCGKRLASKPGLKIHMRIHTKEKPFTCHQCGKSFPWACSLKTHLLFHSGERSFSCDQCDKKFTLPMQLRRHMKSHGDEKPHVCSDCGKSFALLQYLKIHQNIHLGVKPHVCFDCGKSFTRSSDLKSHQRVHTGERPYMCSHCGKSFSHSSSLKDHERIHTGEKPFQCSSCGKSFNQLSGLRTHMKLHCPMLPK; this is translated from the exons ATGGAGTTTGAGGAAGAACCCTGCAGAATAAAAGATGAAGATATAggggaacaaacag ACCTGATGGAACAaagtgaagtggaggagaaacaCGGCACACACCTTCTCGCCACACAACAAAAGACTCAAAGACAAGGAGCCGAATGTTCTTTCACCTGctttcagtgtggaaagagacTCGCATCTAAACCAGGCTTGAAGATTCACATGAGAATCCACACTAAAGAGAAACCCTTCACATgccatcagtgtggaaagagcttcCCATGGGCATGTAGTCTCAAAACTCATCTGCTGTTTCACTCAGGAGAAAGATCATTTAGCTGTGATCAGTGTGACAAGAAATTTACTTTGCCAATGCAACTGAGAAGACACATGAAAAGTCATGGAGATGAGAAGCCTCACGTGTGTTCTgattgtggaaagagttttgcaCTCCTCCAATATTTAAAAATTCACCAGAATATTCATCTGGGTGTGAAACCTCATGTGTGCTTTGactgtgggaagagctttaCTAGATCCAGTGACTTAAAATCACACCAGAgggttcatactggagagagaCCGTACATGTGCTCAcactgtggaaagagtttctctcaTTCATCATCATTGAAAGATCATGAGAGAAtccatactggagagaagccgtttcaGTGCTCTtcgtgtgggaagagtttcaacCAATTATCTGGTTTACGAACTCATATGAAATTGCATTGCCCAATGTTGCCTAAGTGA
- the LOC137012790 gene encoding zinc finger protein 239-like isoform X2: MEFKEEHCGIKDEDTEEQIDLMEQSEVEEKHGTHLLATQQKTQRQGAECSFTCFQCGKRLASKPGLKIHMRIHTKEKPFTCHQCGKSFPWACSLKTHLLFHSGERSFSCDQCDKKFTLPMQLRRHMKSHGDEKPHVCSDCGKSFALLQYLKIHQNIHLGVKPHVCFDCGKSFTRSSDLKSHQRVHTGERPYMCSHCGKSFSHSSSLKDHERIHTGEKPFQCSSCGKSFNQLSGLRTHMKLHCPMLPK; the protein is encoded by the exons ATGGAGTTTAAGGAAGAACACTGCGGAATAAAAGATGAAGATACAGAGGAACAAATAG ACCTGATGGAACAaagtgaagtggaggagaaacaCGGCACACACCTTCTCGCCACACAACAAAAGACTCAAAGACAAGGAGCCGAATGTTCTTTCACCTGctttcagtgtggaaagagacTCGCATCTAAACCAGGCTTGAAGATTCACATGAGAATCCACACTAAAGAGAAACCCTTCACATgccatcagtgtggaaagagcttcCCATGGGCATGTAGTCTCAAAACTCATCTGCTGTTTCACTCAGGAGAAAGATCATTTAGCTGTGATCAGTGTGACAAGAAATTTACTTTGCCAATGCAACTGAGAAGACACATGAAAAGTCATGGAGATGAGAAGCCTCACGTGTGTTCTgattgtggaaagagttttgcaCTCCTCCAATATTTAAAAATTCACCAGAATATTCATCTGGGTGTGAAACCTCATGTGTGCTTTGactgtgggaagagctttaCTAGATCCAGTGACTTAAAATCACACCAGAgggttcatactggagagagaCCGTACATGTGCTCAcactgtggaaagagtttctctcaTTCATCATCATTGAAAGATCATGAGAGAAtccatactggagagaagccgtttcaGTGCTCTtcgtgtgggaagagtttcaacCAATTATCTGGTTTACGAACTCATATGAAATTGCATTGCCCAATGTTGCCTAAGTGA
- the LOC137012790 gene encoding zinc finger protein 239-like isoform X3 — translation MLIHLMEQSEVEEKHGTHLLATQQKTQRQGAECSFTCFQCGKRLASKPGLKIHMRIHTKEKPFTCHQCGKSFPWACSLKTHLLFHSGERSFSCDQCDKKFTLPMQLRRHMKSHGDEKPHVCSDCGKSFALLQYLKIHQNIHLGVKPHVCFDCGKSFTRSSDLKSHQRVHTGERPYMCSHCGKSFSHSSSLKDHERIHTGEKPFQCSSCGKSFNQLSGLRTHMKLHCPMLPK, via the exons ATGCTAATAC ACCTGATGGAACAaagtgaagtggaggagaaacaCGGCACACACCTTCTCGCCACACAACAAAAGACTCAAAGACAAGGAGCCGAATGTTCTTTCACCTGctttcagtgtggaaagagacTCGCATCTAAACCAGGCTTGAAGATTCACATGAGAATCCACACTAAAGAGAAACCCTTCACATgccatcagtgtggaaagagcttcCCATGGGCATGTAGTCTCAAAACTCATCTGCTGTTTCACTCAGGAGAAAGATCATTTAGCTGTGATCAGTGTGACAAGAAATTTACTTTGCCAATGCAACTGAGAAGACACATGAAAAGTCATGGAGATGAGAAGCCTCACGTGTGTTCTgattgtggaaagagttttgcaCTCCTCCAATATTTAAAAATTCACCAGAATATTCATCTGGGTGTGAAACCTCATGTGTGCTTTGactgtgggaagagctttaCTAGATCCAGTGACTTAAAATCACACCAGAgggttcatactggagagagaCCGTACATGTGCTCAcactgtggaaagagtttctctcaTTCATCATCATTGAAAGATCATGAGAGAAtccatactggagagaagccgtttcaGTGCTCTtcgtgtgggaagagtttcaacCAATTATCTGGTTTACGAACTCATATGAAATTGCATTGCCCAATGTTGCCTAAGTGA
- the LOC137012311 gene encoding uncharacterized protein, with translation MTARVFCSLSAVLLCLSACLSTTDAGVAVAKPGECPSKTSGGKNCGELCACDFDCPNNEKCCSNGCGRQCMPPYTVKPPAEPPKPPVKPPAEPPVKPPVKPPAEPPKPPVKPPAEPPVKPPAEPPKPPVKPPAEPPKPPVNPAAEPPKPPVNPAAEPPKPPVCGGSCPQTPPRGGDDDDDDDKRGQGLGLGRGHGLGRGHGGKGQGHRHDCEGRCDGQCQPKKSQYKPLLYGYATGKWQRALPLVEMRKKHRLRDVWSVPFDVMSEKLGYSNSLHLGRSEEMVVGKQRRQPISAPPPAKRQAKKRHS, from the exons ATGACAGCTCGAGTGTTCTGCTCGTTGAGTGCTGTTTTGTTGTGTCTGTCTGCATGTTTGAGCACAACAGACGCTGGAGTCGCAGTAG CAAAGCCAGGAGAGTGTCCAAGCAAGACATCTGGAGGGAAAAATTGTGGAGAGTTGTGTGCCTGTGACTTCGACTGTCCGAACAATGAGAAATGCTGCAGCAATGGATGTGGACGTCAGTGTATGCCTCCATATACAG TGAAGCCTCCCGCCGAGccgcccaagcctccagtgaagcctccCGCCgagcctccagtgaagcctccagtgaagcctccCGCCGAGccgcccaagcctccagtgaagcctccCGCCgagcctccagtgaagcctccCGCCGAGccgcccaagcctccagtgaagcctccCGCCGAGccgcccaagcctccagtgaaCCCTGCTGCCGAGccgcccaagcctccagtgaaCCCTGCTGCCGAGccgcccaagcctccagtgTGTGGCGGAAGCTGTCCTCAAACTCCCCCTCGTGGTGGTGATGACGACGACGATGACGACAAACGCGGACAAGGTCTTGGACTAGGTCGCGGACACGGACTAGGTCGCGGACATGGTGGAAAAGGACAAGGCCACAGACATGACTGTGAAGGACGATGTGATGGCCAATGTCAGCC AAAGAAATCACAATATAAACCCTTGCTTTATGGTTACGCCACTGGAAAGTGGCAAAGAGCACTCCCTCTTGTGGAGATGAGGAAAAAGCACAGGCTGAGGGATGTGTGG tcggtcccATTCGACGTTATGTCAGAGAAATTGGGTTACAGCAACAGCCTTCACCTTGGCCGCAGCGAGGAGATGGTTGTGGGAAAGCAGCGCAGGCAGCCCATCTCTGCCCCTCCGCCTGCCAAACGTCAGGCCAAGAAGCGGCAttcctga
- the LOC137012790 gene encoding zinc finger protein 239-like isoform X4, with protein sequence MEQSEVEEKHGTHLLATQQKTQRQGAECSFTCFQCGKRLASKPGLKIHMRIHTKEKPFTCHQCGKSFPWACSLKTHLLFHSGERSFSCDQCDKKFTLPMQLRRHMKSHGDEKPHVCSDCGKSFALLQYLKIHQNIHLGVKPHVCFDCGKSFTRSSDLKSHQRVHTGERPYMCSHCGKSFSHSSSLKDHERIHTGEKPFQCSSCGKSFNQLSGLRTHMKLHCPMLPK encoded by the coding sequence ATGGAACAaagtgaagtggaggagaaacaCGGCACACACCTTCTCGCCACACAACAAAAGACTCAAAGACAAGGAGCCGAATGTTCTTTCACCTGctttcagtgtggaaagagacTCGCATCTAAACCAGGCTTGAAGATTCACATGAGAATCCACACTAAAGAGAAACCCTTCACATgccatcagtgtggaaagagcttcCCATGGGCATGTAGTCTCAAAACTCATCTGCTGTTTCACTCAGGAGAAAGATCATTTAGCTGTGATCAGTGTGACAAGAAATTTACTTTGCCAATGCAACTGAGAAGACACATGAAAAGTCATGGAGATGAGAAGCCTCACGTGTGTTCTgattgtggaaagagttttgcaCTCCTCCAATATTTAAAAATTCACCAGAATATTCATCTGGGTGTGAAACCTCATGTGTGCTTTGactgtgggaagagctttaCTAGATCCAGTGACTTAAAATCACACCAGAgggttcatactggagagagaCCGTACATGTGCTCAcactgtggaaagagtttctctcaTTCATCATCATTGAAAGATCATGAGAGAAtccatactggagagaagccgtttcaGTGCTCTtcgtgtgggaagagtttcaacCAATTATCTGGTTTACGAACTCATATGAAATTGCATTGCCCAATGTTGCCTAAGTGA
- the LOC137012310 gene encoding zinc finger protein 658B-like: MEFKEEPCRVKDEDTEQQIDLMEQSEAEEKHHQFHIPQNTQSGEKCSYTCSQCGNRLASKSSLKNHMRIHNEEKPFTCHQCGKSFTWAKSLKSHLLLHLGERSFGCDQCDKTFILEDHLKRHMKSHADVKPHVCSVCGKSFSVLQTLKHHELIHTGVKTHVCIDCGKSFISSEILKKHQRVHTGEKPYKCSYCGKSFAQSGDMKAHERIHTGEKPHKCSHCGKSFTRPGALKDHEKNHTGEKQYKCSHCEKSFTRLGTLKDHERVHTGEKPYMCSQCGKSFYVSGTLKDHERIHTGEKPHQCSSCGKSFRRSSNLRIHEKKHYLMEQSEVEEKHHQFQKPQQNTHRRGEKCSHTCSQCGKRLTSKSGLKKHMRIHNEDKPFTCHQCGKSFIWAESLKKHLMIHSGERSFGCDQCDKTFIVAEHLKRHMKSHAGVKPHVCSVCGKSFLLLQTLKHHELIHTGVKTHVCIDCGKSFISSEILKKHQRVHTGEKPYKCSHCGKSFSQSGDMKAHERIHTGEKPYKCSQCGKSFTRSRTLKDHEKIHTGEKPYKCSHCEKSFSQSGDMKAHERIHTGEKPHQCSHCGKSFTRLGTLKYHERVHTGEKPYQCSSCGKSFRRSFNLRIHEKKHCSELSN, translated from the exons ATGGAGTTTAAGGAAGAACCCTGCAGAGTAAAAGATGAAGATACAGAGCAACAAATAG ACCTGATGGAACAAAGTGAAGCGGAGGAGAAACACCATCAGTTTCACATACCCCAAAACACTCAAAGTGGAGAGAAATGTTCTTAcacctgctctcagtgtggaaacaGACTAGCATCTAAATCAAGCTTGAAGAaccacatgaggatccacaatGAAGAGAAACCCTTCACATgccatcagtgtggaaagagcttcacATGGGCAAAAAGTCTCAAAAGTCATCTGCTGTTACACTTAGGAGAAAGATCATTTGGCTGTGATCAGTGTGACAAGACATTTATTTTGGAAGATCACCTGAAAAGACACATGAAAAGTCATGCAGATGTGAAGCCTCACGTGTGTTCTgtttgtggaaagagtttttctgTACTGCAGACTTTAAAACACCATGAGCTTATTCATACTGGTGTGAAAACTCATGTGTGCATTGactgtgggaagagctttaTTTCATCtgaaatcttaaaaaaacaccagagagttcatactggagagaaaccgtacaagtgctcatactgtggaaagagtttcgcTCAGTCAGGAGACATGAAAGCTCATgaaagaattcatactggagagaagccgcacaAGTGCTCAcactgtggaaagagtttcactcgGCCAGGAGCCTTGAAAGATCATGAGAAAaatcatactggagagaaacaATACAAGTGCTCACACTGTGAGAAGAGTTTTACTCGGTTAGGAACATTGAAAGATCATGagagagttcatactggagagaaaccgtacATGTGCTCacaatgtgggaagagtttctatgtgtcaGGAACCTTGAAAGACCATgagagaattcatactggagagaagcctcaCCAGTGCTCTtcatgtgggaagagtttcagacGATCATCTAATCTACGGATTCATGAGAAAAAGCATT ACCTGATGGAACAaagtgaagtggaggagaaacaCCATCAGTTTCAGAAACCTCAACAAAACACTCACAGAAGAGGAGAGAAATGTTCTCAcacctgctctcagtgtggaaagagacTCACATCTAAATCAGGCTTAAAGaaacacatgaggatccacaatGAAGATAAACCCTTCACATgccatcagtgtggaaagagcttcaTATGGGCAGAAAGTCTCAAAAAACATCTGATGATTCACTCAGGAGAAAGATCATTTGGTTGTGACCAGTGTGACAAGACATTTATTGTGGCAGAGCACCTGAAAAGACACATGAAAAGTCATGCAGGTGTGAAGCCGCATGTGTGTTCTgtttgtggaaagagttttttacTACTGCAGACTTTAAAACATCATGAGCTTATTCATACTGGTGTGAAAACTCATGTGTGCATTGactgtgggaagagctttaTTTCATCCgaaatcttaaaaaaacaccagagagtTCATACGGGAGAGAAACCGTACAAGTGCTCAcactgtggaaagagtttctctcaGTCAGGAGACATGAAAGCTCACgagagaattcatactggagagaaaccgtatAAGTGCtcacaatgtggaaagagtttcactcgGTCAAGAACCTTAAaagatcatgagaaaattcatactggagagaaaccttacaagtgctcaCACTGTGAAAAGAGTTTCTCTCAGTCAGGAGACATGAAAGCTCATgagagaattcatactggagagaaaccgcaccagtgttcacactgtggaaagagttttactCGGTTAGGAACATTGAAATATCATGagagagttcatactggagagaaaccatACCAGTGCTCTtcatgtgggaagagtttcagacGATCATTTAATTTACGGATTCATGAGAAAAAGCATTGTTCAGAGTTGTCTAACTGA